A single window of Desulfovibrio sp. G11 DNA harbors:
- a CDS encoding tetratricopeptide repeat protein translates to MNPQKNQGAGDAPLLRDLQAEVSHENAPLLQFMLRHAGLIAGVLVVFLLVLVGTGIYNWHDDSRAEEARDALARATLQHSGTDQVKALAQLAESVPSSTRFAAYMALAQSALANGDYDTAAQAYGKAAKSTDGAFSLSAALGEAGILLQAGKSAQALTLLQGLQNALPGGTSVPQLRQMLAEAAIAAGQKELAARTYLALARETDGVNSSYLRTRAAELDPTLAAADEPVAPESPAADAKPKPDAAGQKDTPSKP, encoded by the coding sequence ATGAATCCGCAAAAGAATCAAGGCGCGGGCGACGCGCCCCTGTTGCGTGACCTGCAGGCCGAGGTGAGCCACGAAAACGCACCCCTTCTGCAATTCATGCTGCGCCATGCCGGACTTATTGCCGGTGTGCTGGTGGTTTTTCTGCTGGTGCTTGTAGGCACCGGCATTTATAACTGGCACGATGATTCGCGGGCCGAAGAAGCCCGTGATGCCCTGGCACGCGCCACGCTGCAGCACAGCGGTACAGATCAGGTCAAGGCTCTGGCCCAGTTGGCAGAGAGCGTGCCTTCGTCCACGCGCTTCGCAGCCTATATGGCCCTGGCCCAGAGCGCTCTGGCCAACGGTGATTACGACACCGCTGCCCAGGCTTACGGCAAGGCCGCCAAGAGCACGGACGGCGCTTTCAGCCTTTCTGCTGCCCTGGGTGAGGCCGGTATTCTGCTTCAGGCCGGAAAAAGCGCACAGGCCCTGACCCTGCTGCAGGGATTGCAAAATGCCCTGCCCGGCGGAACCAGCGTGCCGCAACTGCGTCAGATGCTGGCCGAAGCGGCCATTGCCGCAGGTCAGAAAGAACTGGCCGCCCGTACCTATCTGGCTCTGGCCCGCGAAACTGACGGCGTGAACAGCAGCTACCTGCGCACCCGCGCTGCCGAACTGGATCCCACGCTGGCTGCTGCCGACGAACCCGTCGCGCCGGAATCTCCCGCTGCGGATGCCAAGCCCAAGCCGGATGCCGCCGGACAAAAAGACACACCGTCCAAACCGTAA
- a CDS encoding glutamate-5-semialdehyde dehydrogenase, translating into MTPAEEMARLGAQAKDAARAMTRATPEAKNQALLGLAQLLHQREPEILAANARDIEAARAAGQDAARLDRLTLTSAIMEEMRAACAHVANLPDPVGATESQWQRPNGLLVGKMRIPLGVIAMVYEARPNVTIDAAILCIKAGNAVILRGGSEAIHSNTALAQTLQEAMVQAGLPASAAQLVTVPGHEAVNALCKLDQYIDVIIPRGGERLVRAVTEAATMPVLKHFKGVCHAYIEPDADLERALDIVFNGKVQRPGVCNALECLLVHKDAASAFLPLVAEKLGAAGVEFRADTTALPLMNKAPQGRVVPQRAEDLGQEFHDLVLAVRVVDSMDEALDHIARYGSNHTEIICTNDYAKAMRFLREADASMVAVNASSRFNDGGQLGLGAEIGISTSKLHAYGAMGVEELTTTKFVVLGQGQVRQ; encoded by the coding sequence ATGACGCCGGCTGAAGAAATGGCGCGTCTTGGCGCGCAGGCAAAGGATGCGGCGCGGGCCATGACCAGGGCCACGCCCGAAGCCAAGAACCAGGCCCTGCTGGGTCTGGCGCAACTGCTGCATCAGCGCGAACCGGAAATTCTGGCCGCCAACGCCCGCGATATTGAAGCTGCCCGGGCCGCCGGGCAGGATGCGGCACGGCTGGACCGCCTTACGCTGACTTCGGCCATTATGGAAGAAATGCGCGCCGCCTGCGCCCATGTGGCCAACCTGCCAGACCCTGTCGGCGCTACCGAAAGCCAGTGGCAACGGCCCAACGGCTTGCTGGTAGGCAAGATGCGCATACCGCTCGGCGTGATCGCCATGGTTTACGAGGCCCGCCCCAATGTAACCATTGATGCGGCCATCCTGTGCATCAAGGCGGGTAATGCCGTTATTCTGCGTGGCGGCAGCGAGGCCATACACTCCAACACAGCCCTGGCCCAGACCCTGCAAGAAGCCATGGTCCAGGCCGGGCTGCCCGCTTCGGCGGCGCAGCTTGTGACGGTCCCGGGGCATGAGGCTGTGAACGCCCTGTGCAAGCTTGACCAGTATATTGACGTGATCATCCCCCGCGGCGGCGAAAGGCTTGTACGCGCGGTTACCGAAGCCGCCACCATGCCCGTGCTCAAGCACTTCAAGGGCGTGTGCCACGCCTATATCGAGCCGGACGCCGACCTTGAGCGCGCGCTGGATATTGTTTTTAACGGCAAGGTGCAGCGGCCAGGCGTATGTAACGCCCTGGAATGCCTGCTTGTACACAAGGATGCAGCCTCGGCCTTTCTGCCCCTGGTGGCGGAAAAACTCGGCGCGGCGGGCGTGGAATTTCGGGCTGACACCACGGCCCTGCCCCTTATGAACAAGGCCCCGCAAGGCCGCGTTGTTCCCCAGCGGGCTGAAGACCTTGGTCAGGAATTTCATGATCTTGTTCTCGCCGTTCGCGTGGTGGACAGTATGGATGAAGCGCTGGACCACATTGCCCGCTATGGATCCAACCATACAGAAATCATCTGCACCAATGACTATGCCAAGGCCATGCGCTTTCTGCGCGAAGCCGATGCCTCCATGGTGGCGGTCAATGCATCCAGCCGCTTCAACGACGGCGGGCAGCTCGGCCTGGGCGCGGAGATCGGCATATCCACCTCCAAGCTGCATGCTTACGGGGCCATGGGCGTTGAAGAACTGACCACCACCAAATTTGTGGTGTTGGGGCAGGGGCAGGTGCGGCAGTAG
- a CDS encoding nicotinate-nicotinamide nucleotide adenylyltransferase, with the protein MTIRRTLRPTADSASPPTGRAILGGSFNPPHVGHLRLAIEAAEALASLTDGVDLIPCAVPPHKAMIGMLPFDLRARMLEASIADLPFLRCNRLEGQRRGPSYTWDTLLAYREAAPDTELYFILGSPDFALLPTWHRGLELPGLCHFVVVPRDGQDGRDMATTATRLWPEAEECEPLVGEGPCMVLPGGGMAHFLPLPWLDVSASRLRALWLAHRRVDFLLPRAAFEILRESEETVRTHWQQAGSPC; encoded by the coding sequence GTGACCATACGGCGCACTCTGCGGCCCACAGCAGACTCTGCAAGCCCGCCCACGGGACGGGCCATCCTGGGGGGCAGTTTTAATCCGCCCCACGTGGGACATCTGCGGCTGGCCATTGAGGCCGCCGAAGCCCTGGCATCCCTGACCGACGGTGTTGACCTGATTCCCTGTGCGGTGCCGCCGCACAAGGCCATGATCGGCATGCTGCCCTTTGACCTGCGCGCCCGGATGCTGGAAGCCAGCATAGCGGATCTGCCTTTTCTGCGCTGTAACAGGCTTGAAGGCCAACGCCGGGGACCGTCCTATACCTGGGATACCCTGCTTGCCTACCGCGAGGCCGCTCCGGATACAGAGCTTTACTTCATACTCGGCAGCCCGGACTTTGCCCTGCTGCCCACCTGGCACAGGGGTCTGGAACTGCCCGGCCTGTGCCACTTCGTTGTCGTGCCGCGAGACGGGCAGGACGGCCGTGACATGGCAACCACCGCCACTCGCCTGTGGCCCGAGGCCGAAGAGTGTGAACCGCTGGTGGGCGAAGGTCCCTGTATGGTCTTGCCTGGTGGAGGCATGGCGCATTTTTTGCCCTTACCGTGGCTTGATGTGAGCGCATCGCGCCTGCGCGCCTTGTGGCTGGCACACCGGAGAGTGGATTTTCTGCTGCCCCGGGCGGCTTTTGAAATCCTGCGTGAAAGCGAAGAAACCGTGCGAACACACTGGCAACAGGCAGGAAGCCCATGCTGA
- a CDS encoding tetratricopeptide repeat protein — protein sequence MLTTAPKDIRENIARAVGYLRRDEVERSLLAMSEALRRMAEVRMLRSARAELDIQISEFLASLIHHQTMQPLLDPEHTGKPRSIPFQQGKEAALATVLDGLGRILQKEAENCVQAELAARMERKKHLIETGLQFVREGQTAKGRAFLKRVVEEFSREDGIRVQVGQIFSAAGLYQEAAEMYEEAITIQPREPAAYTGAVAAWMELREYEKAENIYKAVLRTFGGHPSTFGKMAALYLAWRKRQAAEDMAFRALQEDPGQPDALEVIAALERR from the coding sequence ATGCTGACAACTGCCCCCAAGGATATACGTGAAAACATTGCCCGCGCTGTAGGCTACTTGCGGCGGGATGAAGTGGAACGTTCCCTGCTGGCCATGAGCGAAGCCCTGCGGCGCATGGCCGAGGTCAGAATGTTGCGCTCCGCCAGGGCTGAACTGGATATCCAGATCAGCGAATTTCTGGCCTCCCTTATCCATCATCAGACCATGCAGCCCCTGTTGGATCCGGAGCATACGGGCAAGCCCAGAAGCATTCCCTTTCAGCAGGGCAAAGAAGCCGCCCTGGCTACTGTGCTGGACGGGCTGGGGCGAATTTTGCAAAAAGAGGCAGAAAACTGTGTACAGGCTGAACTTGCCGCACGGATGGAGCGTAAAAAGCACCTCATTGAAACAGGCCTGCAGTTCGTGCGCGAAGGCCAGACCGCCAAAGGACGGGCCTTTTTAAAGCGCGTTGTGGAAGAATTCAGCCGGGAAGATGGCATACGCGTACAGGTTGGACAAATTTTTTCCGCAGCGGGGCTGTATCAAGAAGCTGCGGAAATGTATGAAGAAGCCATTACAATCCAACCAAGAGAGCCTGCCGCCTACACAGGGGCCGTAGCTGCGTGGATGGAACTGCGCGAGTACGAAAAAGCCGAAAACATCTATAAGGCCGTGCTGCGCACCTTTGGCGGGCACCCCTCGACCTTCGGCAAGATGGCTGCGCTCTACCTGGCATGGCGCAAACGACAGGCCGCAGAAGACATGGCCTTTCGAGCACTTCAGGAAGACCCGGGGCAGCCAGACGCCCTGGAGGTTATCGCAGCGCTGGAGCGCCGGTAA
- a CDS encoding tyrosine-type recombinase/integrase, which translates to MDLLQNFYTHVILLYGDGKMREKFSTQGHTQIYTRNITHTFLNNLKATGEEQRIPVGESLFLRVSPKGKKTWYLRYDTLTPEGKRKQNIVSIGQFPKMGLKEARAESDLRRTLAKDDNANLVQVRKEELIQKAQPKVVHTFQSVADEWLDLKMAEWEERSGKQNRGRLAANVYPVIGDMPIDELTVNDIERALKHIISRGSLEVARRVHTLIVSIFKYALAKDLIQQPDIVVRLSWYKDQMPKRRRQSLYSEELGPEDVGQLLRSIDEHKNRWTVPVSMALQLAPYCAVRPSELLEAKWTEFNLDAAEWIIPSERMKVGRPHLVPLPRQAVELFKKMYAFSRTKEWVFPSTSSKGGSSGFSVGS; encoded by the coding sequence ATGGACTTGCTCCAAAATTTTTATACACATGTCATTTTGCTCTACGGGGACGGGAAAATGCGAGAAAAATTTTCTACACAAGGTCATACACAAATTTATACACGTAATATTACACATACCTTTCTTAATAACCTGAAAGCGACTGGCGAGGAGCAAAGAATTCCCGTTGGAGAGTCGCTTTTTTTACGTGTTTCCCCCAAGGGCAAAAAGACTTGGTATCTCAGATACGATACTCTCACTCCCGAGGGTAAGCGGAAGCAAAACATTGTCAGTATAGGGCAGTTCCCCAAAATGGGGCTAAAAGAAGCCCGAGCCGAGTCTGACTTGCGAAGAACCTTGGCTAAAGATGATAATGCCAACCTTGTGCAGGTGCGCAAGGAAGAGCTTATCCAAAAGGCGCAGCCCAAGGTTGTTCATACCTTTCAGAGTGTTGCAGATGAATGGCTCGACTTGAAGATGGCGGAATGGGAAGAACGCTCCGGCAAACAAAACCGGGGGCGGCTTGCCGCCAACGTCTATCCTGTCATCGGTGACATGCCCATTGACGAACTGACAGTCAATGATATCGAGCGGGCACTGAAGCATATTATTTCGCGCGGCTCGCTGGAGGTTGCCCGGCGCGTGCATACCTTGATTGTCAGCATCTTCAAATACGCTCTGGCAAAAGATTTGATCCAACAGCCGGACATCGTTGTCAGACTAAGCTGGTACAAAGACCAGATGCCCAAGCGCCGGAGACAGAGCCTGTACTCCGAAGAGCTCGGTCCAGAGGATGTTGGGCAACTGCTGAGAAGCATAGATGAACACAAAAACCGCTGGACGGTTCCTGTCTCAATGGCCTTGCAGCTTGCTCCCTACTGCGCAGTGCGTCCCTCCGAACTTCTGGAAGCAAAATGGACCGAATTTAACCTTGATGCGGCGGAATGGATAATTCCGTCAGAACGCATGAAAGTGGGCCGCCCGCACCTTGTGCCGCTGCCGCGCCAAGCTGTTGAGCTTTTCAAAAAAATGTACGCCTTCTCCCGCACAAAGGAGTGGGTTTTCCCGTCTACCTCTTCCAAAGGTGGCTCTTCCGGGTTTTCCGTGGGTAGCTGA
- a CDS encoding ISL3 family transposase yields the protein MKDTDLYFRILGLTEPWFVEAVELDTAEGRVDIRVEHGPGVRWFCPTCGRELACRDHAEPRVWRHLDTCQFKTFLHARIPRVDCPEHGVLQVNVPWAESKARFTILMERLIIDVLTECATVTGARRILRITWDEAWGVMERAVRRGRERKQSNPSRYLGVDEKAFRKGHDYVTVVCDLIGSTVEYVADERKAESLEGYYLQFTKAQLERIKAVAMDMWEPYFKATLKHVPDAAGKIVHDRFHVMKHVGEAVDRVRKQEHRELTSQDDHRLKGTKFLWLYREENLPDKHRPALEALKTANLKVAKAWAMKESLNDVWKYLSTGWARRFVKRWLVWVNRSDLAPMRKVGGLIQRHLENILTFCRHRITNGVAEGLNSKIMAIKRKACGYRNREHFKTAIYFFCGGLNLYPASS from the coding sequence ATGAAGGATACGGACCTATATTTTCGGATTCTCGGGCTGACCGAGCCCTGGTTTGTTGAGGCTGTTGAACTGGACACGGCGGAAGGTCGGGTAGACATCCGCGTGGAGCATGGTCCTGGTGTTCGCTGGTTTTGCCCTACTTGTGGTCGAGAGCTGGCTTGCCGCGACCATGCCGAGCCTCGTGTCTGGCGCCATCTGGACACGTGCCAGTTCAAGACGTTCCTGCATGCTCGGATTCCCCGAGTGGACTGCCCCGAGCATGGCGTCCTTCAGGTCAACGTGCCTTGGGCCGAGTCCAAGGCACGTTTCACCATATTGATGGAGCGATTGATCATCGACGTGCTGACCGAGTGCGCCACCGTAACAGGAGCGCGGCGCATCCTGCGCATCACCTGGGACGAAGCATGGGGTGTCATGGAAAGGGCGGTGCGCCGGGGCCGGGAGCGCAAGCAATCGAATCCCTCGCGGTATCTTGGCGTTGACGAGAAGGCATTCCGCAAGGGGCACGACTATGTGACCGTGGTTTGTGATCTGATCGGCAGCACGGTGGAGTATGTGGCCGACGAGCGTAAGGCCGAAAGCCTTGAGGGGTACTACCTTCAGTTCACCAAGGCGCAGTTGGAGCGGATCAAGGCCGTGGCCATGGACATGTGGGAGCCCTATTTTAAAGCTACGCTCAAACATGTGCCGGACGCGGCGGGGAAAATCGTTCACGATCGGTTCCACGTCATGAAACACGTAGGCGAGGCTGTGGACCGGGTACGCAAGCAAGAGCACCGCGAACTCACAAGTCAGGATGACCATCGACTCAAGGGCACGAAATTCCTCTGGCTATACCGGGAGGAGAATCTGCCGGACAAACACCGGCCAGCCCTGGAGGCCTTGAAGACAGCGAACCTCAAGGTGGCCAAGGCCTGGGCCATGAAGGAAAGCCTGAACGACGTCTGGAAGTACCTGAGCACGGGATGGGCCAGACGTTTTGTGAAGCGATGGCTGGTCTGGGTGAACAGGTCAGATCTTGCCCCAATGCGCAAAGTGGGCGGACTGATTCAGAGACATCTTGAGAACATCCTGACCTTCTGCCGCCACAGGATCACCAACGGCGTGGCCGAGGGCCTCAACAGCAAGATCATGGCCATCAAGAGGAAGGCTTGCGGTTATAGGAACCGGGAGCATTTCAAGACAGCCATCTACTTCTTCTGTGGCGGTCTAAACCTCTACCCGGCCAGTTCCTGA
- a CDS encoding GNAT family N-acetyltransferase, producing the protein MAITITQLTTRTQDKMKRLEYLWETSVRATHDFLTEDNIQALKPLVSQGLQAIPILCIAEENQGNILGFMGIEENKIEMLFISPEARGQGVGRKLVLYATESLG; encoded by the coding sequence ATGGCCATCACGATTACCCAACTCACTACGCGTACTCAGGACAAGATGAAACGCCTGGAATACCTCTGGGAGACTTCTGTTCGCGCAACGCATGACTTTCTGACTGAGGACAATATCCAAGCCCTCAAGCCCCTAGTCAGTCAAGGATTGCAGGCTATTCCCATCCTATGCATCGCAGAAGAGAACCAAGGCAATATCCTTGGGTTTATGGGGATAGAAGAGAATAAAATTGAAATGCTCTTCATTTCTCCAGAAGCACGGGGACAGGGAGTTGGCCGCAAGCTCGTGCTCTATGCTACTGAGTCCCTGGGATAA
- a CDS encoding GNAT family N-acetyltransferase has translation MNITSARPKDIPACADIWLSASIEAHSFISPDFWTTNYPAMLEQYLPASEVFIATEAETIAGFAALYQGTLVALFVLPAWWSKGVGSLLLKHAQTQHSELTLTVYTQNSRAIGFYQRHGFTVQQKQVCSHTNESELLMLWKKQY, from the coding sequence ATGAACATTACCAGTGCACGCCCAAAAGATATTCCAGCCTGTGCAGACATCTGGCTCTCGGCTTCTATCGAGGCTCATTCGTTTATTTCTCCAGATTTTTGGACGACCAACTATCCAGCCATGCTGGAGCAATACTTGCCAGCTTCAGAAGTGTTTATTGCAACGGAAGCAGAAACAATCGCAGGTTTTGCCGCTCTATATCAAGGAACATTGGTGGCTTTGTTTGTTTTGCCCGCATGGTGGAGCAAGGGAGTAGGCTCTTTGCTGTTAAAGCATGCACAAACCCAGCACAGCGAATTGACCTTGACGGTGTATACCCAAAACAGCCGGGCAATTGGCTTTTATCAGCGACATGGATTTACAGTGCAACAAAAGCAAGTTTGCTCCCACACAAATGAATCCGAGCTTTTAATGCTTTGGAAAAAGCAATACTGA
- a CDS encoding helix-turn-helix transcriptional regulator: MTTMTTVPTVGFLRLPQILQLVPISKSAWWEGCKTGRFPKPVKLGPRTTAWRAEEIMEFIERIGAKEE; encoded by the coding sequence ATGACTACCATGACCACAGTCCCGACCGTCGGATTTCTCCGTCTCCCTCAAATCCTGCAACTCGTCCCCATCAGCAAAAGCGCTTGGTGGGAAGGCTGCAAAACAGGCCGCTTCCCCAAACCCGTCAAGCTCGGCCCGCGCACAACCGCCTGGAGAGCTGAAGAAATTATGGAGTTCATTGAACGAATTGGGGCGAAGGAGGAATAG
- a CDS encoding HNH endonuclease, which yields MSICIYCESEEPTSSEHILQNALGADWERIGILCPTCNSLFGNTIDRILADDFVFFRNYLAIKGKKGEVPDLIGTLPDGTSFTRKGETADLLKKIPPDVQQIANEASHKIFSVHAQVLQTEGVRKGIEKGAVRDGFPNMFTEVRDYEATNPGIQSYTISINVATVVALCKSIINYTHICIGKKYNDIRYDCASRVHDFSYILKEFPNEAVKLQEVCL from the coding sequence ATGTCAATTTGTATATATTGTGAATCGGAAGAGCCAACCTCTAGTGAGCACATCCTGCAAAATGCCCTAGGAGCGGACTGGGAGCGGATTGGAATCCTATGCCCCACTTGCAACTCACTCTTTGGAAACACAATAGATAGGATTTTAGCAGATGATTTTGTATTTTTTAGAAATTATTTAGCAATAAAAGGGAAAAAAGGAGAAGTCCCTGATTTGATAGGGACTTTACCAGATGGCACATCATTTACACGAAAAGGGGAAACAGCCGATCTTCTTAAAAAAATTCCCCCTGATGTCCAACAAATAGCAAATGAAGCTTCTCACAAAATATTCTCTGTTCATGCACAGGTATTGCAAACAGAGGGCGTGCGCAAAGGAATTGAAAAAGGTGCTGTAAGGGATGGCTTTCCAAATATGTTCACAGAGGTCCGTGACTATGAAGCAACAAATCCTGGAATACAATCATACACCATAAGTATAAATGTAGCCACTGTTGTCGCGCTGTGTAAAAGCATTATAAATTACACGCACATATGTATTGGTAAAAAATATAATGATATCAGATATGACTGTGCGTCAAGAGTGCATGATTTCTCATACATTTTAAAAGAATTCCCCAATGAGGCGGTAAAATTGCAAGAGGTTTGTCTATAA
- a CDS encoding IS256 family transposase, giving the protein MMVDPKDIPDELIDALLANYQKPDDLLGKNGILEQLTKRVMERALQAEMTYHLGHEKHGRVANASGNTRNGTSKKTLKGKNGSLPIAIPRDRDGSFEPQLVEKHQTHWQGLDDSIISLYARGMSVREIQGHLKELYHTDVSPALISAVTDEVAEDVRQWQGRPLDAIYPILYLDCIHVKVRDSGTVGTKAVYLALGVTMSGVKDLLGMWISPNEGAKFWLSVVTELRNRGVQDIFIACVDGLKGFPEAIESVFPKTQIQLCIVHLVRNSLKFVGWKERKTVAADLREIYSSPTAELAQSALERLEHKYNSSYPLITKSWRAHWQRIIPFFDYPPEIRKVIYTTNAIESLNMSLRKVTKAKGAFPHDEAVFKIFWLALRNISKKWTMPIRDWKAALNRFAIQFEERFPT; this is encoded by the coding sequence ATGATGGTCGACCCCAAAGATATACCCGATGAGTTAATTGACGCTCTGCTTGCCAACTATCAAAAGCCCGACGACCTGCTGGGAAAAAACGGCATTCTGGAACAACTGACCAAGCGAGTTATGGAGCGCGCTTTGCAAGCGGAGATGACCTACCATCTGGGGCATGAAAAACATGGCAGAGTTGCCAACGCCAGCGGCAACACCCGCAACGGCACAAGCAAAAAAACCTTGAAGGGGAAGAACGGCTCTTTGCCCATTGCGATTCCTCGAGACCGGGACGGCAGTTTTGAGCCGCAGTTGGTGGAAAAGCATCAGACCCACTGGCAAGGTTTAGATGATAGCATCATTTCGCTATATGCCCGTGGCATGAGCGTACGCGAAATCCAGGGGCATCTGAAAGAGCTGTATCACACAGACGTTTCACCGGCGCTTATCAGCGCGGTAACCGATGAAGTGGCCGAGGATGTCCGTCAATGGCAAGGCCGCCCTCTGGATGCCATTTATCCTATCCTTTACCTGGACTGCATCCACGTTAAGGTGCGCGATTCCGGCACGGTCGGTACCAAGGCGGTGTATCTGGCCCTTGGCGTGACCATGAGCGGCGTGAAAGATTTGTTGGGTATGTGGATCTCCCCGAACGAGGGCGCAAAGTTCTGGCTGTCCGTGGTGACGGAACTGCGAAACCGGGGAGTGCAGGACATCTTCATCGCCTGCGTGGACGGGCTTAAGGGCTTTCCGGAGGCCATTGAAAGCGTATTTCCTAAAACGCAAATCCAGCTGTGCATTGTGCATCTGGTCCGGAACAGCTTGAAATTCGTGGGCTGGAAGGAGCGTAAAACCGTTGCCGCCGACCTGAGGGAAATATACAGCTCGCCAACGGCAGAACTGGCCCAGTCAGCCCTTGAGCGCCTGGAACACAAATACAATTCCAGTTATCCGCTCATCACAAAATCCTGGCGGGCCCACTGGCAGCGGATAATCCCCTTCTTTGACTACCCGCCGGAAATCCGGAAGGTGATCTATACGACGAATGCCATAGAATCGCTGAACATGAGCCTGCGCAAGGTGACCAAAGCCAAGGGGGCTTTCCCCCACGATGAGGCCGTTTTCAAAATCTTCTGGCTGGCGCTGCGAAATATCAGCAAAAAATGGACTATGCCCATCAGGGATTGGAAGGCAGCGTTGAACAGATTCGCCATACAATTTGAGGAAAGATTTCCAACTTAA
- a CDS encoding helicase-related protein: MLSSDGTWQVISREETKKRFRERRAEIMLCTDAAAEGLNFQFCWALINYDMPWNPMRVEQRIGRIDRLGQEFENIRIINLHYADTVETDVYCALRERINFFTNFVGKLQPILARLPKTLADVTLIGKEERQREEANLLSHLAQEVQDLEASGFDLDDTTQEELAEPVRPQALYDLGYLRRILCDHTLLPPGLQASPISAKDFSYIAPGMEVPVRVTTDADFYDAHPESVELWSPGSPAFPNVLYGDR; the protein is encoded by the coding sequence GTGCTTTCCAGCGATGGAACATGGCAAGTTATATCCCGTGAGGAAACGAAAAAACGTTTCCGCGAACGGCGGGCGGAAATTATGCTGTGTACTGACGCTGCGGCGGAAGGACTAAACTTCCAATTCTGCTGGGCGCTTATCAATTACGATATGCCGTGGAACCCTATGCGCGTGGAACAACGCATTGGCCGCATTGACCGCCTTGGGCAAGAATTTGAAAACATCCGCATTATCAACCTGCATTATGCGGACACGGTGGAAACTGATGTATACTGCGCCTTGCGGGAGCGAATAAATTTTTTCACCAACTTTGTAGGCAAGTTGCAACCCATTCTTGCCCGTCTGCCCAAGACCCTTGCCGATGTCACCCTCATCGGCAAGGAGGAAAGGCAAAGAGAGGAAGCGAACTTGCTTTCTCATCTTGCCCAAGAAGTACAAGACCTGGAAGCTTCCGGCTTTGATCTGGATGATACGACCCAGGAAGAACTGGCCGAACCTGTGCGCCCGCAAGCCTTGTATGATTTGGGATACCTCCGGCGGATATTGTGCGATCACACGCTACTACCACCGGGTTTACAGGCAAGCCCCATATCAGCAAAAGATTTTTCATACATCGCTCCGGGCATGGAGGTTCCAGTGCGCGTGACCACCGATGCTGATTTTTATGATGCGCACCCTGAAAGCGTGGAATTGTGGTCACCAGGCAGCCCTGCATTCCCAAATGTTTTGTATGGTGACCGATGA
- a CDS encoding DUF6933 domain-containing protein has translation MSANAAKDFGVSDFIPAHGDHDEFSQHWYVHRVLIDRRKCIIVMEAHTRYTLIFCGATKPFFNKFPQLVADSLWRHIVALCAVPAGHYDRIRDKAAKMCAGIEYHKGLNKSVQSHIKDVAHELDWQIHQNGFPVNPGAEFYYATKCNQTFRSRYGEKQYIIPLVEFQRQWCERLGVSPLEGWSFHSMPPLSFLCKIFDMPRPGSAS, from the coding sequence TTGTCTGCCAACGCCGCCAAAGATTTTGGGGTATCCGACTTTATCCCGGCACATGGAGACCACGATGAGTTTTCCCAACACTGGTATGTCCATAGGGTTCTCATTGATCGGCGCAAGTGCATCATCGTCATGGAAGCCCATACTCGCTACACGCTGATTTTTTGCGGTGCGACAAAACCCTTTTTTAATAAATTTCCTCAGCTAGTTGCAGACAGTTTGTGGCGGCACATTGTCGCTCTGTGCGCAGTCCCCGCCGGGCATTACGATCGCATCCGCGACAAAGCGGCCAAAATGTGCGCGGGGATTGAGTATCACAAGGGTTTGAACAAGAGTGTCCAGTCCCACATTAAGGACGTGGCCCATGAACTTGATTGGCAAATCCATCAGAATGGCTTTCCGGTGAATCCTGGCGCTGAATTTTACTATGCAACGAAATGCAACCAGACTTTCCGGTCACGATACGGCGAAAAACAGTACATCATCCCGCTGGTGGAATTTCAGCGCCAGTGGTGTGAACGCCTGGGAGTATCCCCTTTGGAGGGCTGGTCGTTCCACTCCATGCCGCCCTTGAGTTTCTTGTGCAAAATTTTCGACATGCCCCGGCCTGGGTCGGCTTCATGA